From the Sphingomonas suaedae genome, one window contains:
- a CDS encoding Lrp/AsnC family transcriptional regulator, with protein MPKFVIQERGRAVMSKLDAFDIRLLNLLQANALATADELAAHIPLSTSAVTRRVRRLRSAGWIAADVAVLAPKLTARRLRALVRVQVHDHAEERGIAALRGRLAAEDAVQMILDVAGADDLAVLICARDMDDYNALAERLFQTDPAVRRYETSFVKRVHKQSAAVMLKPGDTD; from the coding sequence GTGCCGAAATTCGTCATCCAGGAGCGCGGTCGCGCGGTTATGAGCAAGCTCGACGCCTTCGATATCCGGCTCCTCAACCTGCTTCAGGCGAATGCGCTGGCGACCGCCGACGAGCTGGCGGCGCATATACCCCTATCGACATCGGCGGTGACGCGGCGAGTGCGACGATTGCGCAGCGCGGGGTGGATCGCGGCGGATGTCGCGGTGCTCGCGCCGAAGCTGACCGCACGGCGGTTGCGCGCGCTGGTGCGGGTGCAGGTGCATGATCATGCCGAGGAGCGCGGAATCGCGGCGCTGCGCGGGCGGCTGGCGGCGGAGGATGCGGTGCAGATGATTCTGGACGTGGCGGGGGCGGACGACCTCGCCGTGCTGATCTGCGCGCGCGACATGGACGATTACAACGCGCTGGCGGAGCGGCTTTTCCAGACCGATCCCGCCGTGCGGCGCTATGAGACGAGCTTCGTCAAGCGCGTCCACAAACAGAGTGCGGCGGTGATGCTGAAGCCCGGCGATACGGATTGA
- the spt gene encoding serine palmitoyltransferase, producing the protein MTDALQTADVPAALEGTKPDLMSKFDGLIAERQALLDSGVTDPFAIVMEQVKSPTEAVIKGRDTILLGTYNYMGMTFDPDVIAAGHKALDQFGSGTNGSRMLNGTFRDHMEVEQALRDFYGVSGAIVFSTGYMANLGMISTLAGKGDYIILDADSHASIYDGCKQGVAEIVRFRHNSVEDLDKRLGRLPAEAGKLVVLEGVYSMLGDVAPLKEMVAVAKKHGAMVLSDEAHSMGFYGPNGRGVYEAQGCEGDVDFIVGTFSKSVGTVGGFCVSNHPKFEAIRLACRPYIFTASLPPSVVATAATSIRKLMTAHEKRERLWSNARAVHSGLKEMGFKLGTETAESAIIAVILTDQVQAVMMWQALLEAGLYVNMARPPATPAGTFLLRCSLCAEHTPEQVERILAMFKSAGQATGVIG; encoded by the coding sequence ATGACCGACGCGCTGCAGACCGCCGACGTGCCCGCCGCACTGGAGGGCACGAAGCCCGACCTGATGAGCAAGTTCGACGGCCTGATCGCCGAACGCCAGGCGCTGCTCGATAGCGGCGTGACCGATCCCTTCGCGATCGTGATGGAACAGGTGAAGTCGCCGACCGAGGCGGTGATCAAGGGCCGGGATACGATCCTGCTCGGCACCTATAATTATATGGGCATGACCTTCGACCCCGACGTGATCGCGGCGGGGCACAAGGCACTCGACCAGTTCGGCTCAGGTACCAATGGCAGCCGGATGCTGAACGGCACCTTTCGCGACCATATGGAGGTCGAACAGGCGCTGCGCGATTTCTATGGCGTAAGCGGCGCGATCGTCTTCTCGACCGGCTACATGGCCAATCTGGGCATGATCTCCACCCTGGCGGGCAAGGGCGACTACATCATTCTCGACGCCGACAGCCACGCCAGCATCTATGACGGGTGCAAGCAGGGCGTCGCCGAGATCGTCCGCTTCCGCCACAACAGCGTCGAGGATCTCGACAAGCGGCTCGGCCGCCTGCCCGCCGAGGCCGGCAAGCTGGTGGTGCTGGAGGGCGTCTATTCGATGCTGGGCGACGTCGCCCCGCTCAAGGAAATGGTCGCGGTCGCCAAGAAGCACGGCGCGATGGTGCTGAGCGACGAGGCGCATTCGATGGGCTTTTACGGCCCCAACGGCCGCGGCGTGTACGAGGCGCAGGGATGCGAGGGCGATGTCGACTTCATCGTCGGCACCTTCAGCAAATCGGTCGGTACGGTCGGCGGATTCTGCGTGTCGAACCACCCGAAGTTCGAGGCGATCCGCCTCGCCTGTCGCCCCTATATCTTCACCGCGTCGCTGCCGCCCAGCGTGGTCGCGACTGCCGCGACGTCGATCCGCAAGCTGATGACCGCGCATGAAAAGCGCGAGCGGCTGTGGTCGAATGCACGTGCGGTCCATTCCGGCCTGAAGGAAATGGGTTTCAAGCTCGGCACCGAGACAGCGGAAAGTGCGATCATCGCGGTGATCCTGACCGATCAGGTTCAGGCGGTGATGATGTGGCAGGCGCTGCTCGAGGCCGGGCTCTACGTCAATATGGCGCGTCCGCCCGCGACCCCGGCGGGGACCTTCCTGCTGCGCTGCTCGCTGTGCGCCGAGCACACGCCCGAGCAGGTCGAGCGCATCCTGGCGATGTTCAAGAGTGCCGGACAGGCGACCGGAGTGATCGGCTGA
- a CDS encoding acyl carrier protein has product MSDRNDIFATVTGLIEPFNKKGIALTDSTTFAGDLEWDSLTVMDFVAAIEDEFDIIITMNMQAEIETVGQLVDAVQKLKA; this is encoded by the coding sequence ATGAGCGATCGTAACGACATCTTTGCCACCGTCACCGGCCTGATCGAACCCTTCAACAAGAAGGGCATCGCACTGACCGATTCCACCACCTTTGCCGGCGATCTCGAATGGGACAGCCTGACCGTGATGGATTTCGTCGCGGCGATCGAGGACGAGTTCGACATCATTATCACGATGAACATGCAGGCCGAGATCGAAACCGTCGGCCAGCTGGTCGATGCGGTCCAGAAGCTGAAGGCCTGA
- a CDS encoding S41 family peptidase, translating to MRSRFLVAAGLTMAAPLMMAQSSPTPAAPVPATEAPAFPPAIGKEAVTKLAGEIEANFVFPDVAKRYAARLRERLAAGAYDAPADAAALAQLVTADLQAVAPDGHLRMHPPRQPLASGPAGGAPRDYPPLMEQAGMIAPGIAFVRFNAFMGDPKILKDFAAFLDANAGARTLIIDARTHGGGGLEEMDVLFPRIFTRAQPVMVMDTRASVAEQGGPLPFASLVKVDAPKEFHRAEHRVTPASPVSPWSKAKIYYLISGRTGSAAEHLAMVFKGTGRGTLVGVTTAGAGHYGGTMDLPGGFSAFIPFGRSYFPGGDGWEQVGVQPDIAVAPERALVDVLVREGVAPDQAEALSASHMPKGSMEHRQPRPR from the coding sequence ATGCGATCTCGATTTCTCGTTGCGGCTGGCCTGACGATGGCGGCGCCGCTGATGATGGCGCAGAGCAGCCCGACACCCGCAGCACCGGTACCGGCGACCGAAGCGCCCGCCTTCCCCCCGGCGATCGGCAAGGAGGCGGTGACGAAGCTGGCCGGGGAGATCGAGGCGAATTTCGTCTTCCCCGATGTCGCCAAACGCTACGCAGCCCGGTTGCGCGAACGGCTCGCCGCGGGTGCCTATGATGCGCCCGCCGACGCCGCCGCGCTCGCGCAACTGGTCACTGCGGATCTTCAGGCGGTGGCCCCCGATGGCCATCTGCGTATGCACCCCCCGCGTCAGCCGCTTGCGTCCGGTCCGGCCGGAGGCGCCCCGCGCGACTATCCGCCGCTGATGGAGCAGGCGGGCATGATCGCGCCCGGCATCGCCTTTGTCCGGTTCAACGCCTTCATGGGCGATCCCAAGATACTCAAGGATTTTGCCGCCTTTCTCGACGCCAATGCCGGGGCAAGGACGCTGATCATCGACGCGCGCACCCATGGCGGCGGCGGGCTGGAGGAGATGGACGTGCTGTTTCCCCGCATCTTCACCCGGGCGCAGCCGGTGATGGTGATGGACACCCGCGCATCGGTCGCCGAACAGGGCGGGCCGCTGCCGTTCGCCTCGCTGGTCAAGGTCGATGCGCCGAAGGAATTCCACCGCGCCGAACATCGCGTCACCCCGGCCAGCCCCGTTTCGCCCTGGAGCAAAGCGAAAATCTATTATCTGATCTCGGGCCGCACGGGTTCTGCGGCGGAGCATCTGGCGATGGTGTTCAAGGGCACCGGGCGCGGCACGCTCGTCGGCGTCACCACCGCCGGGGCGGGCCATTATGGCGGCACGATGGACCTGCCCGGCGGCTTTTCGGCCTTCATCCCCTTTGGCCGCAGCTATTTTCCGGGTGGCGATGGTTGGGAGCAGGTCGGGGTGCAGCCTGACATTGCGGTCGCCCCGGAGCGTGCGCTGGTCGACGTGCTGGTGCGCGAAGGCGTCGCTCCGGATCAGGCAGAGGCGCTGTCCGCATCGCACATGCCGAAAGGTTCGATGGAGCATCGCCAGCCCCGGCCGCGCTGA
- the lptG gene encoding LPS export ABC transporter permease LptG, whose protein sequence is MIHALTDFFPSRTVSLYMARSFLINTFAFLFGLVLILQTLDLLSESGRILAYPGNGDAQVWKYVGLRVPQIIATFLPFSVLLGTIVTFTTMNQNSEIIALKASGLSAHQVLAPLMIAGLGVAILSFSFNDRIVSRSSATLAAWKKVEYGPLPIDRGDRSNVWVREGTHLIHAMQIKGRADAAQLAGITIYERDGAVLKSLVRAKTGRREGDGWRVEGAERFDVESGTLTKLGSVVVARGVRPDQFTLANVDAESLSFGALSEAIDDLRAAGRPTKALEGALWHKLSGPLSSVLMPLLAAVAAFGIARSGKLFVRAVMGMGLGFLYFVADNFALAMGNLGAYPPFLAAWAPFLLFAMIGEAVLLKSEE, encoded by the coding sequence ATGATCCACGCGCTGACCGATTTCTTTCCGTCCAGAACGGTGTCGCTGTACATGGCGCGCTCGTTCCTCATCAACACCTTCGCCTTTCTGTTCGGGCTGGTGCTGATCCTCCAGACGCTCGATCTGCTGAGCGAATCGGGGCGCATCCTTGCGTATCCGGGCAATGGCGATGCGCAGGTATGGAAATATGTCGGGCTGCGCGTGCCACAGATCATCGCGACCTTTCTGCCCTTTTCCGTCCTGCTCGGCACCATCGTCACCTTCACGACGATGAACCAGAATAGCGAGATCATCGCGCTCAAGGCGTCCGGCCTGTCGGCGCATCAGGTGCTCGCCCCGCTGATGATCGCGGGCCTTGGCGTCGCGATCCTCTCGTTCAGCTTCAACGACCGGATCGTATCGCGCTCAAGCGCGACGCTCGCGGCGTGGAAGAAGGTCGAATATGGCCCTCTCCCCATCGATCGCGGCGATCGCAGCAATGTGTGGGTGCGCGAGGGGACGCATTTGATCCACGCCATGCAGATCAAGGGCCGGGCCGATGCGGCGCAACTGGCCGGTATCACGATCTATGAGCGTGACGGCGCGGTACTCAAGTCGCTGGTCCGCGCGAAGACCGGACGGCGCGAAGGCGATGGCTGGCGCGTCGAGGGCGCCGAGCGGTTCGACGTCGAATCGGGCACGCTGACGAAGCTTGGCAGCGTTGTGGTGGCGCGCGGCGTTCGCCCCGATCAGTTTACGCTGGCGAATGTCGATGCGGAAAGCCTGTCGTTCGGCGCGTTGAGCGAGGCGATCGACGATCTGCGCGCCGCGGGTCGCCCGACCAAGGCGCTGGAGGGCGCCCTATGGCATAAATTGTCGGGTCCGCTGTCGTCGGTGCTGATGCCGCTGCTGGCCGCCGTCGCCGCATTCGGCATCGCGCGATCGGGCAAATTGTTCGTTCGCGCCGTGATGGGGATGGGCCTCGGCTTCCTTTATTTCGTGGCCGACAATTTCGCACTGGCGATGGGCAATCTCGGCGCCTACCCGCCCTTCCTGGCCGCATGGGCGCCGTTCCTGCTGTTCGCGATGATCGGCGAGGCGGTGCTTCTCAAGAGCGAGGAGTAG
- a CDS encoding fatty acid desaturase family protein codes for MNSLALDAAPLEREAAAPVAAAKIRLSGMADDRAMLRAAAELTRDLQTPSPRIYWTDFLLSAALGYAALAGAILAPALGWALASGVVAVLALYRASLFIHEITHLKHSLLPGFRVGWNLLLGIPMMLPSFMYEGIHTIHHTRTRYGTVEDPEYLPLALMKPWTLPVFLLVSLLMPVGLLLRFGVLGPLSLFSKRLRRLVVGRYSGLQINPKFERKSPEGAFARQWRWQEIGASIVAVSLIVMVATGVLPLRPFLTYMAVISGVAVLNQVRTLVAHLWENEGEPLTVTAQYLDSVNVPGGFLPYLWAPVGLRFHALHHLLPSLPYHALGEAHRRLSTALGQESSYHGANYPTLRGLMARLATSTMKQRAG; via the coding sequence ATGAATAGCCTAGCCCTTGATGCGGCTCCGCTGGAGCGTGAAGCCGCAGCGCCGGTAGCAGCGGCGAAGATCCGCCTGTCCGGCATGGCCGACGACCGCGCGATGCTGCGCGCGGCGGCGGAGCTGACGCGCGATCTTCAGACGCCCAGCCCACGCATCTACTGGACCGATTTCCTGCTGTCGGCGGCGCTCGGCTATGCCGCGCTGGCGGGTGCGATCCTTGCGCCCGCGCTCGGCTGGGCGCTGGCGAGCGGCGTGGTCGCGGTGCTCGCGCTCTATCGCGCCAGCCTGTTCATTCATGAGATCACGCATCTCAAACATTCCTTGCTGCCGGGCTTTCGCGTCGGCTGGAACCTGCTGCTCGGCATCCCGATGATGCTGCCCAGCTTCATGTATGAGGGGATCCACACGATCCACCATACGCGCACCCGCTATGGCACGGTCGAGGACCCCGAATATCTCCCGCTCGCGCTGATGAAGCCCTGGACGCTGCCGGTATTTCTGCTCGTCTCGCTGCTGATGCCGGTCGGACTGCTGCTGCGCTTTGGCGTGCTGGGGCCGCTGTCGCTCTTCTCGAAGCGGCTTCGCCGCCTCGTGGTCGGCCGCTATTCGGGTCTCCAGATCAACCCGAAGTTCGAGCGCAAGTCGCCCGAAGGCGCGTTCGCCCGCCAATGGCGCTGGCAGGAGATCGGCGCCAGCATCGTCGCGGTCAGCTTGATCGTCATGGTCGCAACCGGCGTGCTGCCGCTCAGACCGTTCCTGACCTATATGGCGGTCATTTCGGGCGTTGCGGTGCTCAACCAGGTCCGCACGCTTGTCGCGCATCTGTGGGAGAATGAGGGCGAGCCGCTGACCGTCACCGCGCAATATCTCGACAGCGTCAATGTGCCGGGCGGCTTCCTGCCCTATCTGTGGGCGCCGGTGGGCCTCCGCTTCCACGCGCTGCATCACCTGCTGCCCAGCCTGCCCTATCATGCGCTGGGCGAGGCGCATCGCCGCCTCTCGACCGCGCTGGGGCAGGAGTCCAGCTATCACGGTGCGAACTATCCCACGTTACGGGGGCTCATGGCGCGCCTCGCGACCAGCACGATGAAGCAGCGCGCAGGCTGA
- a CDS encoding ATP-binding protein produces the protein MSEGGFEKFRRRVVAMDWRAASMILLALLGIAVLIGLVANQRLADGQREIALSRQSESYEVMVLAQSLGATLARAEATLGRYVVAGDDAVGRDFVAEWQAAGGQIALLERRVRSDAGQRDRLARLRAAYAARGDELAQIARNTNVRRNQAAYAYYNEARRSPHLAALSREIGAIFEAERVRLRQRAEQARATGADAVAETRNLMLFGVLLVLGAIVLGWLNLRAVRERAAAAAEAEAQRRRTTELEAAVARATASLQAEARERAAAEAQLRQAQKMEAVGQLTGGIAHDFNNMLAVVLGGIELAKRNLPEDAGDAARHIDNAAEGASRAAALTRQLLGFARSEALAPEAIEPGELIAGMSNLLDRTLGEGISVETRCESAGWHVWADRVQLENALLNLAVNARDAMDGRGTLTISCGHVPLDGDHGGACAPGDYVRLSVTDTGSGMSKEVMERVFEPFFTTKPVGKGTGLGLSQIFGFVRQSGGEVVIDSAVGEGTTVTMLLPCHAAKTDESAAPERIGPQGAPGDALDILVVEDDPRVLSATLAALEELGHRPVECDDPLKAPRIIAGLRTLDLILTDVIMPGQTGPEMIAALEPQLDGVAILYVTGYAGEAEQDRFGGRPVLRKPFTLAGLEQALVDALAWRPAQSDATSAAG, from the coding sequence ATGAGCGAGGGCGGTTTCGAGAAGTTCAGGCGTCGCGTGGTCGCGATGGACTGGCGCGCCGCGTCGATGATCCTGCTGGCGCTGCTGGGGATCGCGGTCCTCATCGGGCTTGTGGCCAACCAGCGGCTCGCGGACGGGCAGCGCGAAATCGCGCTGTCGCGCCAGTCCGAAAGCTACGAAGTGATGGTGCTGGCGCAAAGCCTGGGTGCGACGCTGGCCCGCGCCGAAGCGACGCTCGGCCGCTATGTCGTCGCGGGAGACGATGCAGTGGGGCGTGACTTCGTCGCCGAATGGCAGGCGGCGGGCGGGCAGATCGCGCTGCTGGAACGCCGCGTGCGCAGCGATGCCGGACAGCGCGACCGGCTCGCCCGCCTGCGCGCGGCCTATGCGGCGCGCGGAGACGAACTCGCACAGATCGCCCGCAACACCAATGTCCGTCGCAACCAAGCGGCCTATGCCTATTATAACGAAGCACGGCGTTCGCCCCATCTTGCCGCATTGTCGCGCGAGATCGGCGCGATTTTCGAGGCCGAGCGGGTCCGTCTTCGTCAACGCGCCGAACAGGCGCGCGCGACCGGCGCCGACGCCGTCGCGGAGACGCGCAACCTGATGCTGTTTGGCGTGCTCCTGGTCCTCGGCGCGATCGTGCTGGGCTGGCTGAACCTGCGCGCGGTGCGCGAACGCGCCGCCGCCGCCGCAGAGGCCGAGGCGCAGCGCCGCCGCACGACCGAACTCGAGGCCGCCGTCGCCCGCGCGACCGCCAGCCTCCAGGCCGAAGCGCGCGAACGCGCCGCGGCGGAGGCGCAGTTGCGCCAGGCGCAAAAGATGGAGGCGGTCGGCCAGCTGACCGGCGGTATCGCGCATGATTTCAACAATATGCTCGCGGTCGTGCTGGGCGGAATCGAGCTGGCGAAGCGCAACCTGCCCGAGGATGCCGGCGACGCGGCGCGCCATATCGACAATGCCGCCGAAGGCGCCAGCCGCGCCGCCGCGCTGACCCGCCAGCTGCTCGGCTTCGCCCGCTCCGAAGCGCTGGCGCCCGAGGCGATCGAGCCGGGCGAGCTGATCGCGGGCATGTCCAATTTGCTTGATCGCACGCTGGGCGAAGGCATTTCCGTCGAAACGCGCTGCGAGAGTGCGGGATGGCATGTCTGGGCGGATCGGGTGCAGCTCGAAAACGCGCTGCTCAACCTGGCGGTCAATGCGCGCGACGCAATGGACGGGCGCGGCACGCTCACCATTTCCTGCGGTCATGTGCCCCTGGACGGCGATCATGGCGGCGCGTGCGCGCCGGGCGATTATGTGCGCCTGTCGGTAACCGACACGGGATCGGGCATGTCCAAAGAGGTGATGGAGCGGGTCTTCGAACCCTTTTTCACCACCAAGCCGGTCGGCAAGGGAACGGGTCTGGGCCTCAGCCAGATTTTCGGGTTCGTCCGCCAGTCGGGCGGCGAGGTGGTGATCGATTCCGCAGTTGGCGAGGGCACGACGGTGACGATGCTGCTGCCCTGCCATGCCGCGAAGACGGACGAGTCTGCCGCTCCCGAACGGATCGGTCCGCAGGGCGCGCCCGGCGACGCGCTCGACATCCTTGTCGTCGAGGACGATCCCCGCGTCCTGTCCGCGACACTCGCCGCGCTGGAGGAGCTGGGCCACCGCCCCGTGGAGTGCGACGACCCGCTGAAGGCGCCCCGCATCATCGCGGGACTGCGCACGCTCGATCTGATCCTCACCGATGTCATCATGCCGGGCCAGACCGGGCCCGAGATGATCGCCGCGCTCGAGCCGCAACTGGATGGTGTCGCGATCCTCTATGTCACCGGCTATGCGGGCGAGGCGGAGCAGGACCGGTTCGGGGGGCGGCCGGTGCTGCGCAAACCCTTCACACTGGCGGGTCTGGAACAGGCGCTGGTCGATGCTCTGGCCTGGCGCCCCGCGCAAAGCGATGCCACCAGTGCCGCAGGGTAG
- a CDS encoding AI-2E family transporter has translation MPPADHETEAENRRDRLLAGLTLMIGVGLVLAIPFALKAGSPFFLPLTAAIVIAIALVPILEWLERHRVPAPLAALICVLLFLTAANAALASIVVPAWGWLSLLPERIDNIQSNVKPLIDFYSNFENFVNRTIQELASSRPITPAETAAEAPPRSILELAATSAPTAFIEMFFAVLVIFFFLSGWTRLRRGAITSRTSFGGAMATARVIQDVVDDTSAYLGTITAINVTLGLVVAGALWLIGMPTPLMWGGIVALLNYIPYLGPIFGAAFLAVGGLMTFQDVWTALLPAAIMIGLHTIEANFVTPLVVGRRLTINPIMILISLSFWGWVWGTPGALLAVPLLIIIQTVLNAAGKPDIAGFLFEHGTLVARGNPAAPQPQQVPQNMGETGVDSPGPPG, from the coding sequence GTGCCGCCCGCCGACCATGAGACCGAGGCGGAGAATCGCCGCGACCGGTTGCTCGCGGGACTGACGCTGATGATCGGCGTCGGTCTCGTCCTCGCCATTCCCTTCGCGCTCAAAGCGGGGTCGCCCTTCTTCCTGCCGCTCACCGCCGCGATCGTCATCGCCATCGCGCTGGTCCCCATCCTCGAATGGCTGGAGCGGCATCGCGTCCCCGCGCCGCTCGCTGCGCTGATCTGCGTGCTGCTGTTCCTCACCGCCGCCAACGCCGCGCTCGCCTCGATCGTCGTTCCCGCCTGGGGCTGGCTGTCGCTGCTTCCCGAGCGGATCGACAATATCCAGTCGAACGTGAAGCCGCTGATCGATTTCTATTCGAATTTCGAGAATTTCGTGAACCGGACGATCCAGGAGCTCGCCTCCTCCCGCCCGATCACTCCGGCCGAGACCGCGGCGGAGGCGCCGCCGCGCTCGATCCTCGAACTCGCGGCGACCAGCGCGCCGACCGCGTTCATCGAGATGTTCTTCGCCGTACTCGTCATCTTCTTCTTCCTCTCGGGCTGGACGCGGCTGCGGCGCGGCGCGATCACCAGCCGCACCAGCTTCGGGGGCGCGATGGCGACGGCGCGGGTGATTCAGGACGTGGTGGACGACACTTCCGCCTATCTCGGTACGATCACCGCGATCAATGTGACGCTCGGCCTCGTGGTCGCGGGGGCGCTGTGGCTGATCGGGATGCCGACACCATTGATGTGGGGCGGCATCGTCGCGCTGCTCAACTATATCCCCTATCTCGGCCCGATCTTCGGCGCCGCCTTCCTCGCGGTCGGCGGGCTGATGACCTTTCAGGACGTGTGGACCGCCTTGCTGCCCGCCGCGATCATGATCGGGCTGCACACGATCGAGGCGAATTTCGTCACTCCGCTCGTGGTCGGGCGGCGGCTGACGATCAATCCGATCATGATCCTCATCTCCTTGAGCTTCTGGGGCTGGGTTTGGGGTACGCCCGGCGCGCTGCTGGCGGTGCCGCTGCTCATCATCATCCAGACCGTGCTCAACGCCGCGGGCAAGCCCGATATCGCCGGCTTCCTGTTCGAGCACGGCACGCTGGTGGCGCGCGGAAACCCCGCCGCGCCACAGCCCCAGCAGGTGCCGCAAAATATGGGTGAAACCGGTGTTGACAGCCCCGGGCCGCCCGGTTAG
- the lptF gene encoding LPS export ABC transporter permease LptF, translating to MTALDRYMARLIAVPLISTLLISAMLLVLDRMLRLFDFVASEGGPVSVVWRMLANLLPEYLGLGIPIGLMLGILLAFRRLATTSELDVLRAVGISYNRMLLVPFMYAITLAAMNLAIVGYIQPLARYNYEGLRFELRSGALGASIKVGEFTNLGDRMTLRIEESRNEGRDLSGIFVSARARGGDIVSATAEQGQFLRTDDPDVIIFRLTKGTLIHQSPKFDTPRVLTFDAHDLPIDLPKFEQFRQRGASNLELTLPQLAKIGSDPGVTDEERDTSRSAFHFRMVEVATMLLLPLLALALGVPPKRSTSALGVFLSIVMIVTYHKINEYAQDVGSLGLVDPLIALWGPFLIFAGLVLWMYYTIAYVPGGQPIGALEKFFAKAWKAVAKYLPGKRRKKVAT from the coding sequence ATGACCGCACTCGACCGGTACATGGCGCGCCTGATCGCCGTCCCCCTGATCTCCACGTTGCTGATCTCGGCGATGCTGCTGGTGCTCGACCGTATGCTGCGCCTGTTCGACTTCGTCGCAAGCGAGGGCGGGCCGGTCAGCGTGGTGTGGCGGATGCTCGCCAATCTGCTGCCCGAATATCTTGGGTTGGGCATTCCGATCGGGCTGATGCTCGGCATCCTCCTCGCCTTTCGCCGCCTGGCGACCACGTCGGAGCTGGACGTGCTGCGCGCGGTGGGGATCAGCTATAACCGGATGCTGCTGGTCCCGTTCATGTACGCGATCACGCTGGCCGCGATGAACCTGGCGATCGTCGGCTATATCCAGCCGCTCGCGCGCTACAATTACGAAGGGCTGCGGTTCGAACTGCGCAGCGGCGCGCTGGGCGCATCGATCAAGGTCGGAGAGTTCACCAATCTGGGCGATCGGATGACGCTGCGGATCGAAGAGAGCCGCAATGAGGGGCGCGACCTGTCGGGCATCTTCGTGAGCGCGCGCGCGCGGGGCGGCGATATCGTCTCGGCCACCGCCGAACAGGGCCAGTTCCTGCGTACCGACGATCCCGACGTCATCATCTTCCGCCTGACCAAAGGCACGTTGATCCACCAAAGCCCCAAATTCGATACGCCGCGCGTGCTGACCTTCGACGCGCACGACCTGCCGATCGACTTGCCCAAATTCGAACAGTTCCGACAGCGCGGCGCCAGCAATCTCGAGCTCACCTTGCCCCAGCTGGCCAAGATCGGGTCCGATCCGGGCGTCACCGACGAGGAACGCGACACCAGCCGCTCGGCCTTCCACTTCCGAATGGTCGAGGTGGCGACGATGCTGCTCTTGCCGCTGCTGGCGCTGGCGCTGGGCGTGCCGCCCAAGCGATCGACATCGGCGCTGGGCGTGTTCCTGTCGATCGTGATGATCGTCACCTACCACAAGATCAACGAATATGCGCAGGACGTGGGCAGCCTCGGCCTGGTCGATCCGCTGATCGCCCTTTGGGGGCCGTTCCTGATCTTTGCCGGGCTGGTGCTGTGGATGTACTACACCATCGCCTATGTCCCCGGCGGCCAGCCGATCGGCGCGCTCGAGAAATTCTTTGCCAAGGCGTGGAAGGCGGTCGCGAAATATCTGCCTGGCAAGCGACGGAAGAAAGTGGCGACATGA